A window of Gemmatimonadota bacterium contains these coding sequences:
- a CDS encoding sulfite exporter TauE/SafE family protein translates to MDLTQISAQLSSSPLTAIPLVFLAGVLTSLTPCIYPMIPITAAIVGGQTVGGDAPPRWRTLALTLAYVLGLATVYSVLGLIAGLTGTMFGTISTNPWLYFAMANLLVLSALMMLDVIPVRLPSAITQRAATAGTGGRAAGAFVMGSMSGLVAAPCGAPVMLAVLSWVTTTGSAALGFVYLFVFSVGMCALLVAVGLTSGFVSRLPRAGAWMVWVKRLFAFIMLGVAEYYLVEMGKLLI, encoded by the coding sequence TTGGACCTGACCCAGATCTCGGCCCAGCTGAGCAGCAGCCCGCTCACCGCCATCCCGCTGGTCTTCCTCGCCGGCGTGCTGACGTCGCTGACGCCCTGCATCTATCCGATGATCCCCATCACCGCGGCGATCGTCGGCGGCCAGACGGTGGGCGGCGACGCCCCGCCGCGCTGGCGCACCCTCGCCCTCACCCTCGCGTACGTGCTCGGGCTCGCGACGGTCTACTCGGTGCTCGGGCTCATCGCCGGACTCACGGGGACGATGTTCGGCACCATCAGCACCAACCCGTGGCTCTACTTCGCCATGGCGAACCTGCTGGTCCTCTCCGCGCTCATGATGCTCGACGTCATCCCGGTGCGACTCCCCTCGGCGATCACGCAACGCGCCGCCACCGCGGGGACCGGGGGCCGCGCCGCGGGTGCCTTCGTGATGGGCTCCATGTCGGGCCTCGTCGCCGCCCCCTGTGGCGCGCCGGTCATGCTGGCCGTCCTCTCCTGGGTGACCACCACGGGGAGCGCGGCGCTCGGTTTCGTGTATCTCTTCGTGTTCTCCGTCGGGATGTGCGCGCTCCTCGTGGCCGTCGGGCTCACGAGCGGCTTCGTCTCCCGGCTCCCGCGGGCCGGCGCCTGGATGGTCTGGGTCAAGCGCCTCTTCGCATTCATCATGCTCGGCGTCGCCGAGTACTATCTCGTCGAGATGGGGAAGCTGCTCATATGA
- a CDS encoding TlpA family protein disulfide reductase, with product MKTFVRSALTALAAVALLAAPRAAFAQLGIDVGAKAPDVALETLDGAPARLASAFAGKPAVIEFWATWCANCRQLEPQISALQQKYAGKVAFVGVAVSVNQSPERVRRYVAEHLKGFTHFYDRKGDAVGDYDVPATSYVVVLDRNGTVVYTGVGGDQQLEPAIQKALK from the coding sequence ATGAAGACGTTCGTCCGCTCGGCCCTCACGGCCCTCGCCGCCGTCGCGCTCCTCGCCGCACCCCGCGCGGCATTCGCCCAGCTCGGGATCGACGTCGGCGCCAAGGCGCCCGACGTGGCGCTCGAGACGCTCGACGGCGCGCCGGCACGACTCGCGTCCGCCTTCGCCGGCAAGCCCGCGGTGATCGAGTTCTGGGCCACCTGGTGCGCGAACTGCCGCCAGCTCGAACCGCAGATCAGCGCGCTGCAGCAGAAGTACGCCGGCAAGGTCGCCTTCGTCGGCGTCGCGGTGAGCGTGAACCAGTCCCCCGAGCGCGTGCGGCGGTACGTGGCCGAGCACCTCAAGGGCTTCACCCACTTCTACGACCGCAAGGGCGACGCCGTGGGCGACTACGACGTGCCGGCCACGAGCTACGTGGTCGTGCTCGACCGGAACGGGACGGTGGTCTACACCGGCGTGGGCGGGGACCAGCAGCTCGAGCCGGCGATCCAGAAGGCGCTCAAGTGA
- a CDS encoding alpha/beta hydrolase, producing the protein MSQVNARIPAPAPRAKVWMLVVPLVIAIGAYVAAMVYMKVNETAFVYHPTEYGGRGMVEPAADLRVEATRVRGADSLDLVTWLIPPKDSLTPSSLWILVCHGNAGNISLPLRQQWSRALLAEGVGIVSFDYRGYGASDDGPLDEEALYRDARAVYDWMTGARGIDPQHIVIYGHSLGSGVASHLAARVEAAGLILEGGYTSVPDVGQERFPWLPVRLLAAERFATIERLDSIAMPKLIMHANDDQVIAFAFSQRLFEAAPPPKEFVALTGGHDRAFAADSATYFGAIGKWLRGIAAVDVESPGPPN; encoded by the coding sequence GTGAGCCAGGTGAACGCGCGCATCCCGGCGCCCGCGCCGCGCGCGAAGGTCTGGATGCTCGTCGTGCCGCTGGTGATCGCGATCGGCGCGTACGTCGCGGCGATGGTCTACATGAAGGTGAACGAGACGGCGTTCGTGTATCACCCCACCGAGTATGGCGGCCGCGGCATGGTGGAGCCCGCCGCCGACCTTCGCGTGGAGGCGACGCGCGTGCGAGGCGCGGACTCGCTCGACCTCGTCACCTGGCTCATCCCGCCCAAGGACAGCCTGACGCCGAGCAGCCTCTGGATCCTCGTCTGCCACGGCAACGCGGGGAACATCTCACTCCCGCTGCGCCAGCAGTGGTCGCGCGCCCTGCTCGCCGAGGGCGTCGGGATCGTCTCGTTCGACTACCGCGGCTACGGCGCGAGTGATGATGGTCCGCTCGACGAGGAAGCGCTCTACCGCGACGCGCGGGCGGTCTACGACTGGATGACCGGCGCGCGCGGCATCGACCCGCAGCACATCGTCATCTACGGGCACTCGCTCGGCTCCGGCGTCGCCTCGCATCTCGCGGCGCGCGTCGAGGCGGCGGGGCTGATCCTCGAGGGCGGCTACACCTCGGTGCCCGACGTCGGCCAGGAACGTTTTCCGTGGTTGCCCGTGCGCCTGTTGGCCGCGGAGCGGTTCGCGACCATCGAACGGCTCGACTCGATCGCGATGCCGAAGCTCATCATGCACGCCAACGACGACCAGGTGATCGCGTTCGCCTTCAGCCAGCGGCTCTTCGAGGCCGCACCGCCGCCGAAGGAGTTCGTCGCGCTCACCGGTGGGCACGACCGCGCGTTCGCGGCGGACTCGGCGACCTACTTCGGGGCGATCGGGAAGTGGCTGCGCGGGATCGCGGCGGTGGACGTGGAGTCGCCCGGCCCGCCGAACTGA
- a CDS encoding alpha/beta hydrolase, with protein sequence MLRSSDIDALPAKPATARIPYGPEALHFGDLRLPEGAGPFPVVIVVHGGCWLSRYGVQNSTALADALRDAGFATWNIEYRRMGDAGGGWPNTFIDVGRAADAVRALATTHPLDLARVVAIGHSAGGQLAMWLAGASRVPASSPIARPDPIALKGAVALAGIADLADFRTYSSNTCGDVVDPLLGGTPEAVPERYAAASPVALMPFPVPHVQITGSRDLVMPAAALAKHEAAARAAGSAFELVVLDGLGHHELMSPATAAFPAIVSAIRSLLAR encoded by the coding sequence ATGCTCCGTTCGAGCGACATAGACGCCCTGCCCGCGAAGCCGGCGACGGCGCGCATTCCCTACGGACCCGAGGCGCTGCACTTCGGCGATCTCCGCCTCCCGGAGGGCGCGGGCCCGTTCCCCGTCGTGATCGTCGTGCACGGCGGCTGCTGGCTCTCGCGCTACGGCGTGCAGAACAGCACCGCGCTCGCCGACGCGCTGCGCGACGCGGGCTTCGCGACTTGGAACATCGAGTATCGCCGGATGGGAGATGCGGGGGGCGGCTGGCCCAACACCTTCATCGACGTCGGACGCGCCGCGGACGCGGTGCGCGCACTCGCGACGACCCATCCGCTCGATCTTGCCCGCGTGGTCGCGATCGGCCACTCGGCGGGAGGCCAGCTCGCGATGTGGCTCGCGGGCGCCTCGCGCGTGCCGGCGTCGAGCCCCATCGCGCGCCCGGACCCGATCGCCCTCAAGGGCGCGGTCGCGCTGGCGGGCATCGCGGACCTCGCCGACTTCCGCACCTATTCGTCGAACACCTGCGGCGATGTGGTCGATCCGCTGCTCGGTGGCACACCCGAGGCGGTCCCGGAGCGTTATGCCGCGGCCTCCCCGGTGGCGTTGATGCCGTTCCCCGTGCCGCACGTGCAGATCACCGGGTCACGCGACCTCGTGATGCCGGCGGCCGCGCTCGCCAAGCACGAGGCCGCGGCGCGGGCCGCGGGGAGCGCGTTCGAGTTGGTCGTGCTCGACGGACTCGGACATCACGAGCTGATGTCGCCGGCCACGGCGGCGTTCCCGGCGATCGTCTCGGCGATCCGGTCGCTGCTCGCGCGCTGA
- a CDS encoding 2'-5' RNA ligase family protein, which yields MAVDGVFITTELEGELAARVHAHQLAFDPKMANFLPPHVTIIGSSGSGPVSPDTSLVELKARILPVAAGTQPFTLAFGPPERFVMREIVSLRLDPHGPLRELHEKLRNSGLRFLPAKYPFTPHCTLSLWPTLTPEKVKAMLRIREPEPFRVHTLCVYHTKDPQKPKLLFKAKLGERPA from the coding sequence GTGGCGGTAGACGGCGTCTTCATCACGACCGAGCTCGAAGGGGAGCTCGCCGCCCGCGTGCACGCGCACCAGCTCGCCTTCGATCCCAAGATGGCGAACTTCCTGCCGCCGCACGTGACCATCATCGGCTCGTCGGGCTCCGGGCCGGTGTCGCCGGACACGTCGCTCGTGGAGCTGAAGGCGCGGATCCTCCCCGTCGCCGCGGGGACGCAGCCGTTCACGCTCGCCTTCGGCCCGCCGGAGCGCTTCGTCATGCGCGAGATCGTCTCGTTGCGCCTCGACCCGCACGGCCCGCTGCGCGAGCTGCACGAGAAGTTGCGCAACTCCGGACTCCGCTTCCTCCCCGCGAAGTACCCCTTCACGCCGCACTGCACGCTGAGCCTCTGGCCGACGCTCACGCCGGAGAAGGTGAAGGCGATGCTGCGCATCCGTGAGCCCGAGCCGTTCCGCGTGCACACGCTGTGCGTCTATCACACGAAGGACCCGCAGAAGCCGAAGCTCCTCTTCAAGGCGAAACTCGGCGAGCGTCCCGCATGA
- a CDS encoding phosphatase PAP2 family protein: MFRFRSLPVLPLLVALALPRASAGAQEVAKGGAQDVAVRPAPLVTRGDLLVLGVGAGLAVLAQRSDLSVRARVRSAGAQANGTLGTLADVGNAWGGSVSLLTGAGLWAGGRAAGRPTATVVGFRAVEAITVSGLITKALKAGFGRARPRVDSLDPWNVEFGRGWDNDHESFPSGHSTAAFAFAAAVTSEVLHRAPARARLVGTTTFALAGVTAYARMHSDAHWLSDVTMGAAIGMASGWAVARWHRTRPDNRIDATVLGGMSPLVVQGPQGRTLVGATLAWR; this comes from the coding sequence ATGTTCCGCTTTCGCTCCCTCCCGGTACTCCCGTTGCTGGTCGCGCTCGCGCTGCCGCGCGCGAGTGCGGGGGCGCAGGAGGTCGCGAAGGGCGGTGCGCAGGACGTTGCGGTCCGCCCCGCGCCGCTCGTGACGCGCGGGGACCTGCTGGTGCTCGGGGTCGGCGCCGGACTCGCCGTCCTCGCGCAGCGGAGCGATCTCTCGGTGCGCGCACGGGTCCGGTCGGCCGGCGCCCAGGCGAACGGGACTCTTGGCACGCTCGCCGACGTGGGGAACGCCTGGGGCGGCAGCGTCTCCCTCCTCACGGGCGCGGGGCTGTGGGCCGGCGGACGCGCCGCGGGCCGTCCCACGGCGACGGTGGTGGGGTTCCGCGCCGTCGAGGCGATCACCGTCTCGGGGCTCATCACCAAGGCGCTCAAGGCCGGCTTCGGGCGCGCCCGCCCGCGGGTCGATTCGCTCGATCCATGGAACGTGGAGTTCGGGCGTGGCTGGGACAACGACCACGAGTCGTTCCCGTCCGGCCACTCGACGGCGGCGTTCGCCTTCGCGGCGGCGGTGACGAGCGAGGTGCTGCACCGCGCGCCCGCGCGCGCGCGACTCGTCGGCACGACGACCTTCGCGCTGGCGGGCGTGACCGCCTACGCGCGGATGCACAGCGATGCCCACTGGCTGAGCGACGTGACCATGGGCGCCGCCATCGGGATGGCGAGCGGATGGGCGGTCGCGCGCTGGCACCGCACGCGCCCCGACAACCGGATCGACGCCACGGTGCTCGGCGGGATGTCGCCGCTCGTGGTGCAGGGGCCGCAGGGCCGCACCCTCGTGGGAGCGACGCTCGCGTGGCGGTAG
- the menC gene encoding o-succinylbenzoate synthase, with protein MFTIDRIVLREIRLTLREPFRISSGVMQERRILLCELHDRDGAQTWSECVVDDEPNYSPETLDTAWPTIVRVLAPRLLGRTVDAPSDVHDLLDKDVRGHNMAKAALEMGCWGLAATQAGLPLSRMIGGTRESIATGISLGIQRDVHALIAKAEESIAAGYQKVKIKIAPGHDVDWVRAVRTAVGEEAHLMADANNAYTLADADRLAQLDDLGLMMIEQPLAWDDLVRHAALQKRLRTPLCLDESITSLDRAQDMVTLNAGRIINIKPGRVGGFAQSIAIHDYCESMGIPVWCGGMLESGIGRAYNVALASLPNFTLPGDLSPSARYWAKDVVAPEWTMDAHGMVKVPLDQPGIGIEVDRAHIDRITVRTEELRA; from the coding sequence ATGTTCACGATCGACCGCATCGTCCTCCGCGAGATCCGCCTCACGCTCCGCGAACCGTTCCGCATCTCCTCCGGCGTGATGCAGGAGCGGCGCATCCTGCTCTGCGAGCTCCATGACCGCGATGGGGCGCAGACCTGGAGCGAGTGCGTCGTCGACGACGAACCGAACTACTCGCCCGAGACGCTCGACACCGCTTGGCCGACGATCGTGCGCGTGCTCGCGCCGCGTCTCCTCGGGCGCACGGTCGATGCGCCGAGTGACGTCCACGACCTGCTCGACAAGGATGTCCGCGGCCACAACATGGCGAAGGCCGCCCTCGAGATGGGCTGCTGGGGGCTCGCCGCGACGCAGGCCGGGCTCCCGCTCTCCCGGATGATCGGCGGGACGCGCGAGTCGATCGCCACCGGCATCTCCCTCGGCATCCAGCGCGACGTGCACGCGCTCATCGCCAAGGCCGAGGAGTCCATCGCCGCCGGGTACCAGAAGGTGAAGATCAAGATCGCGCCCGGCCATGACGTCGACTGGGTGCGCGCCGTGCGCACCGCCGTCGGCGAGGAGGCGCACCTCATGGCCGACGCCAACAACGCCTACACCCTCGCCGACGCCGACCGCCTCGCGCAGCTCGACGACCTCGGCCTCATGATGATCGAGCAGCCGCTCGCGTGGGACGACCTCGTGCGCCATGCGGCGCTGCAGAAGCGGCTCCGCACCCCGCTCTGCCTCGACGAGTCGATCACCTCGCTCGACCGGGCGCAGGACATGGTGACGCTGAACGCGGGGCGCATCATCAACATCAAGCCCGGCCGCGTCGGCGGCTTCGCCCAGTCGATCGCCATCCACGACTACTGCGAGAGCATGGGGATCCCCGTCTGGTGCGGCGGGATGCTCGAGAGCGGCATCGGGCGCGCCTACAACGTCGCGCTCGCCTCGCTCCCGAACTTCACGCTCCCCGGCGACCTCTCGCCGAGCGCGCGCTACTGGGCCAAGGACGTCGTCGCGCCCGAGTGGACGATGGACGCGCACGGGATGGTGAAGGTCCCGCTCGACCAGCCGGGGATCGGCATCGAGGTCGATCGCGCGCACATCGACCGCATCACCGTGCGCACCGAGGAGCTGCGGGCGTGA
- a CDS encoding amidohydrolase codes for MSAAHAERAAAAAALFTDAERERLITLRRTLHAHPELSWAERGTQATLKQALLDAGITDVREIADTGLVARIPGTRAGAPAVALRGDIDALPITEETAVPFASRNPGVMHACGHDMHATWTVAAGMLLRKRPAEGEVRLILQPAEEVGEGAAKVLASGALVGVSAIYGGHVDWRFPVGQVVATAGALAASSDTFEVTFHGRGGHGARPQDTIDPVVGLGAFIMEVQTLVSRRLDPGLPGVLSIAVVEAGSASNVIPERARCAGTIRATTPEARALLCEGVRQVAEAVAALHRLRAEVVLSEGTPPLVNSATAAAFAQSGAAEVVGDEGLTRLPVPNMGAEDFAFYLERLDGCFMRIGTLGDGMSAAGVHTPRFDPDERALFVGGAVLAAIARVASAG; via the coding sequence GTGAGCGCGGCCCACGCCGAGCGTGCGGCCGCCGCGGCGGCGCTCTTCACCGACGCGGAACGCGAGCGGCTCATCACGCTCCGCCGCACGCTGCACGCGCATCCCGAGCTCTCGTGGGCCGAACGCGGGACCCAGGCGACGCTCAAGCAGGCGCTCCTCGACGCGGGCATCACCGATGTGCGCGAGATCGCCGACACCGGCCTCGTCGCGCGCATCCCCGGCACGCGCGCCGGCGCGCCGGCCGTCGCGCTCCGCGGCGACATCGATGCGCTGCCCATCACGGAGGAGACCGCGGTCCCGTTCGCGTCGCGGAATCCCGGCGTGATGCACGCCTGCGGTCACGACATGCATGCGACGTGGACCGTCGCGGCGGGGATGCTTCTCCGGAAGCGACCGGCCGAGGGCGAGGTGCGGCTGATCCTCCAGCCGGCGGAGGAGGTGGGCGAGGGGGCCGCGAAGGTGCTCGCGAGCGGCGCCCTCGTCGGCGTCAGCGCGATCTACGGCGGGCATGTCGACTGGCGCTTCCCGGTCGGCCAGGTGGTGGCGACCGCGGGCGCGCTCGCGGCGAGCAGCGACACCTTCGAGGTGACGTTCCATGGGCGCGGCGGCCACGGGGCGCGGCCGCAGGATACCATCGACCCAGTGGTCGGGCTCGGCGCGTTCATCATGGAAGTGCAGACACTCGTCTCGCGGCGCCTCGACCCCGGCCTTCCGGGCGTACTGTCCATCGCCGTGGTGGAGGCCGGGAGCGCATCGAACGTGATCCCCGAGCGGGCGCGCTGCGCCGGCACGATCCGCGCGACGACGCCGGAGGCGCGCGCCTTGCTCTGCGAGGGCGTGCGGCAGGTGGCCGAGGCCGTCGCGGCGCTGCATCGCCTGCGGGCGGAGGTGGTGCTGAGCGAGGGAACGCCGCCGCTGGTGAACAGCGCGACCGCGGCAGCGTTCGCGCAGTCAGGCGCGGCGGAGGTGGTGGGCGACGAGGGCCTGACCCGGCTCCCCGTGCCGAACATGGGCGCCGAGGACTTCGCGTTCTACCTCGAGCGGCTCGATGGCTGCTTCATGCGCATCGGCACGCTTGGCGACGGGATGAGTGCGGCGGGGGTGCATACCCCGCGGTTCGACCCGGACGAGCGCGCGCTGTTCGTCGGCGGGGCGGTGCTGGCGGCGATCGCGCGGGTGGCGAGCGCCGGGTGA
- a CDS encoding threonylcarbamoyl-AMP synthase yields MPAPLPPILRAEDPFGADADAIARAAAVIRSGGLVAFPTETVYGLGANALDAAAVRRIFEAKGRPSYNPLIAHVADIEGARALVTDWPALAQELAERFWPGPLTIALPKRSHVPDEVTAGRGTVAVRVPAHPVARALIAAAGVPLAAPSANRFTELSPVTAAQVARGLGDRVDLILDGGRTDVGIESTVVDLSCDPPMLLRPGTITRSAIEAIIGPLETPSAPDREDAPRAAPGMIARHYAPRAQLRLVTSDGIGAAIAEAAGRGETVAVVTWSPRGFSAGSAVRRHHHLPDDAAGFASELYATLHAVDEAGCAEVLVERPPEDAAWDGVRDRLTRASHE; encoded by the coding sequence ATGCCCGCCCCGCTCCCCCCGATCCTCCGCGCCGAGGACCCCTTCGGCGCTGACGCCGACGCCATCGCGCGCGCCGCGGCGGTGATCAGGAGCGGCGGGCTCGTCGCCTTCCCCACCGAGACCGTCTACGGCCTCGGGGCCAATGCGCTCGACGCGGCCGCGGTGCGGCGGATCTTCGAGGCCAAGGGGCGCCCCTCCTACAATCCGCTCATCGCGCATGTCGCGGATATCGAGGGCGCGCGCGCGCTCGTGACCGACTGGCCGGCGCTCGCGCAGGAGCTCGCGGAACGCTTCTGGCCCGGGCCGCTCACGATCGCGCTCCCCAAGCGGTCGCACGTGCCGGACGAGGTCACCGCCGGCCGCGGAACCGTCGCGGTGCGGGTGCCGGCGCATCCGGTCGCGCGCGCGCTCATCGCCGCCGCCGGTGTGCCGCTCGCGGCGCCGAGTGCGAACCGCTTCACCGAACTCTCTCCCGTGACCGCGGCGCAGGTCGCGCGCGGACTCGGCGACCGGGTGGACCTCATCCTCGATGGCGGGCGGACCGACGTGGGGATCGAGAGCACGGTGGTCGATCTCTCCTGCGACCCGCCGATGCTGTTGCGCCCGGGGACGATCACGCGCTCGGCGATCGAGGCGATCATCGGACCGCTGGAGACGCCGTCAGCGCCGGACCGCGAGGATGCGCCGCGCGCCGCGCCGGGGATGATCGCGCGGCACTATGCGCCTCGGGCGCAGCTGCGCCTGGTGACGAGCGACGGGATCGGAGCGGCGATCGCCGAGGCGGCGGGCCGCGGCGAGACGGTGGCCGTGGTGACCTGGAGTCCGCGCGGCTTCTCGGCGGGCTCGGCCGTCCGGCGGCATCATCACCTGCCGGACGACGCGGCCGGCTTCGCGTCGGAGCTGTACGCGACGCTGCACGCGGTGGATGAGGCCGGGTGCGCGGAAGTCCTGGTGGAGCGGCCGCCGGAGGATGCGGCGTGGGACGGGGTGCGGGATCGGCTCACGCGGGCGTCGCACGAGTAG
- the queD gene encoding 6-carboxytetrahydropterin synthase QueD produces the protein MEIFKEFTFEAAHRLPNVPEGHQCARLHGHSFRVAVHVRGPIGATSGWVMDFAELKAAFAPIKARLDHYYLNEIEGLENPTSEVLAAWIWERLVPALPLLSKIVVRETCTSGCVYEGPTG, from the coding sequence ATGGAGATCTTCAAGGAGTTCACGTTCGAGGCGGCCCACCGCCTGCCCAACGTCCCCGAAGGGCACCAGTGCGCGCGATTGCACGGACACTCGTTCCGGGTCGCGGTGCACGTGCGCGGCCCCATCGGCGCCACGAGTGGGTGGGTGATGGACTTCGCCGAGCTCAAGGCGGCCTTCGCGCCGATCAAGGCGCGGCTCGACCACTACTATCTCAACGAGATCGAGGGGCTGGAGAACCCGACGAGCGAGGTGCTCGCGGCGTGGATCTGGGAGCGGCTGGTGCCGGCACTGCCGCTGCTCTCGAAGATCGTCGTACGGGAGACGTGCACGTCGGGGTGCGTCTACGAGGGGCCGACGGGCTGA
- a CDS encoding DUF4397 domain-containing protein — MNRFRTLAALGALVALGACDKNAVQEIAGPESGARVKFYNFGVGAPQVNFYANNTKMTAISSTTGVESTTGVAYGALGSGGLYLSLTPGAYDLTGRISAAVDKDLIIATQNATLEDGKAYSFYMSGFYNTVAKTSDGFVVEDNFPADIDFANAYVRFVHGSSNANPLQLIARAVAPATIVDTVGAVIAYKSAGAFEAVVPGAYNLALRYAGAATDAVTRTNVSFVAGRVYTISLRGDITVVSTTATNRPFLDNTTNR; from the coding sequence ATGAACCGATTCAGAACCCTCGCCGCTCTGGGCGCGCTCGTCGCGCTCGGGGCCTGCGACAAGAACGCGGTCCAGGAGATCGCCGGGCCGGAATCCGGCGCGCGCGTGAAGTTCTACAACTTCGGCGTCGGCGCGCCGCAGGTGAACTTCTACGCGAACAACACCAAGATGACGGCGATCAGCTCGACGACCGGTGTCGAGTCGACGACCGGCGTCGCGTACGGCGCGCTGGGCTCCGGCGGGCTCTACCTCTCGCTCACGCCAGGGGCGTACGACCTCACCGGCCGGATCTCGGCCGCGGTGGACAAGGATCTCATCATCGCGACGCAGAACGCCACGCTCGAGGACGGCAAGGCGTACTCGTTCTACATGAGCGGGTTCTACAACACCGTGGCCAAGACCAGTGACGGCTTCGTGGTGGAGGACAACTTCCCCGCGGACATCGACTTCGCCAACGCCTACGTGCGCTTCGTGCACGGCAGCTCCAACGCCAACCCGCTGCAGCTCATCGCGCGGGCCGTGGCACCGGCGACGATCGTCGACACGGTGGGCGCGGTGATCGCGTACAAGTCCGCCGGCGCCTTCGAGGCCGTCGTCCCGGGCGCGTACAACCTCGCGCTCCGCTATGCGGGCGCGGCGACCGACGCCGTGACGCGCACCAACGTCTCGTTCGTCGCCGGGCGCGTCTACACCATCTCGCTCCGCGGCGACATCACCGTGGTCTCCACCACGGCGACCAACCGGCCGTTCCTCGACAACACGACCAATCGCTGA